The DNA window TCCTGATCGCCAGCAACTACTTCACCGGCGACGGCATCACCGACGCGGTGATTTACACCGTCACCAGCAGCCTTAAAGGCGCGGGCATCAGCAAATACGTGCTGCCGTTTATCGGCCTGCTGGCGGCGTTGGGGCTTATCTTCGCGGTGCTGGCCCGCAGCCTGCTGCGCCGCAAGGCCAAAGGCAGCAGCGTGGCCTACAGCGTCGTCGCCGTGCTGCTGGCGCTGTTCTCGGTCGGCACCACCCCGGCGTTTCAGGACATCTCGCTGCTGGTCAAGAGCCAGATCGTCGGCGATACCGCCGATTTCACCACCTACTACAAGGCGCCGAAAAAAACCGTACAGGGCAAGCGCCCGAACCTGGTGTACATCTATGCCGAGAGCCTGGAGCGCACCTACTTCGATACCGAGCTGTTTCCCGGCCTGGCCGACGAGCTGAACGCCCTGCGCACGGACAGCATCGATTTCAGCAACACCCAGCAGCTGCCGGGCACCGGTTACACCATCGCCGGCATGGTCGCCTCGCAGTGCGGCATTCCGCTGTTCGCACCTTTCGACGGCAACGCCTCGAGCGCGGTCTCCACCTTCTACCCGGAGAACGTCTGCCTGGGCGACGTGCTTAAGGCCGCCGGCTACAGCAACTATTTCTATCAGGGCGCCGAGCTGGCGTTCGCCGGTAAAGACACCTTCCTGAAATCCCACGGCTTCGACCACGTTTACGGCTTCAAAGAGCTGCGCGAACAGGTCGCCGATCCAAGCTACAAAAACGACTGGGGCTGGTACGACGACAGCGTGCTGGACGTGGTGTACGGCAAGTTCGTCGAGCTGTCCAAGCAGCGCCAACCCTTCTCGCTGTTTACCCTGACCGTCGACACCCATCACCCGGACGGCTTCATCTCCGCCGGCTGCAGCAAGAAAAGTTACGCCTGGCAGAATAAAGAAAACCGCTCGCTGAGCGCGGTGGCCTGCAGCCAGCAACACATCGCCGCGCTGATCGACAAGATCAAACGCTCGCCCTATTTCAGCAATACCGTGATCGTGGTGTCCTCCGATCATCTGGCGATGAACAACACCGCCTACGATATCCTGACCAAACAGAAGCGCCGCAACCTGTTCTTCATCATCGACGGCACCCGGCCGCTGGCGGAACAGCGCAACGAGAAGCGCAGCACGCTGGACAACGGCGCCACGGTGCTGGACGTGATGGGCGGCGACAACTACATCGGCCTCGGCCGCAGCAGCCTGTCGGCGCCGTCGCTGTCTACGGTGTTCCTGAACATCGAAGAGAAGATCAACGGCTGGAAACCGGCGGTGATCAACCAGTGGGGCCTGCCGAACCGCATTAGCGACTACAGCGTGGATACGCGCCAGCGCAGCTTCAGCTTCTCCGGCGTCACCTACAAGGTGCCGTTCATTCTGCGGGTGGGCGATAACCGCATCGAACCGATGTTCAACGTCTACCTTTCCACCCCGCTGCGCAAGCAGCTGGCCGGGCTGGGGGCGGGGGAGAAATTCGTCTGGGTCGATAAATGCTACGAGATCGGCCGGGTCTGGGCGCCGCAGCTGGCGTTGAGCACCGACATCTGCGTGGCCTCCGGCACCCTGGCCTCGCCGCCGCAGATCGTGCAGGCCAGCGGCGAACGCTTCCGCGGCAAGGTGAGCTTTACCGCCCCGGCGGCGGACAGCGTCGCCGATTACCAAAACGCCGTCGCCCGCCTGCAGGTGGACGACGCGGCGATGAAGTACCGGGCGGACAGCATCGAGTTCATGCTGCCCGGCCTGCCGGAGCAGGTGAAAGCCATCACCGGCGTTTCCGGCGTCGAGGAGTGGGGCCGCTGGTCCGACGCCAATCTGGCGCCGGCGGTCGACATCGACTACGTCGATCCGCTGCCGAAGCGCTTCGATCTGGTGCTGCGCGCCCGCGCCTACGGCAATAACGTCGGCGAACCGATTTCGGTGCGCGTCGGCGACGAAGAGCGTTTCGTGTCGCTCGGCGAACAGGACAGCACCGTCACCCTGCGCTTCGACAACCCGCGCGGCGCGCAGAAGATCAGCATTACCCCGCCGGCACCGACCGAGCCGAAAGAGAGCGCCAGCGGCGGCTTCACGCCGAAGAAGCTGGGCATCGGCCTGGTGTCGCTGAAGGTCGAAGCGGCAAGCCCCGCCTCCTGATCCCCACGCCTTCACG is part of the Serratia marcescens genome and encodes:
- the opgB gene encoding phosphatidylglycerol--membrane-oligosaccharide glycerophosphotransferase; amino-acid sequence: MVLAVVSFVLFLASILIYRTRAAANRWWFAILLTLLGSYLVLNVILIASNYFTGDGITDAVIYTVTSSLKGAGISKYVLPFIGLLAALGLIFAVLARSLLRRKAKGSSVAYSVVAVLLALFSVGTTPAFQDISLLVKSQIVGDTADFTTYYKAPKKTVQGKRPNLVYIYAESLERTYFDTELFPGLADELNALRTDSIDFSNTQQLPGTGYTIAGMVASQCGIPLFAPFDGNASSAVSTFYPENVCLGDVLKAAGYSNYFYQGAELAFAGKDTFLKSHGFDHVYGFKELREQVADPSYKNDWGWYDDSVLDVVYGKFVELSKQRQPFSLFTLTVDTHHPDGFISAGCSKKSYAWQNKENRSLSAVACSQQHIAALIDKIKRSPYFSNTVIVVSSDHLAMNNTAYDILTKQKRRNLFFIIDGTRPLAEQRNEKRSTLDNGATVLDVMGGDNYIGLGRSSLSAPSLSTVFLNIEEKINGWKPAVINQWGLPNRISDYSVDTRQRSFSFSGVTYKVPFILRVGDNRIEPMFNVYLSTPLRKQLAGLGAGEKFVWVDKCYEIGRVWAPQLALSTDICVASGTLASPPQIVQASGERFRGKVSFTAPAADSVADYQNAVARLQVDDAAMKYRADSIEFMLPGLPEQVKAITGVSGVEEWGRWSDANLAPAVDIDYVDPLPKRFDLVLRARAYGNNVGEPISVRVGDEERFVSLGEQDSTVTLRFDNPRGAQKISITPPAPTEPKESASGGFTPKKLGIGLVSLKVEAASPAS